A single region of the Rutidosis leptorrhynchoides isolate AG116_Rl617_1_P2 unplaced genomic scaffold, CSIRO_AGI_Rlap_v1 contig263, whole genome shotgun sequence genome encodes:
- the LOC139882390 gene encoding bidirectional sugar transporter SWEET1-like, whose product MALLHFIFGIFGNATAFFLFLAPTITFKRIIQSKSTQQFSGVPYVMTMLNCLLSAWYGMPFVSSDNLLVWTVNGTGTVIELIYVILFLIYAPKKERVKIFGLITVIIAIFSLVVLVSLFALDHNSRKIFCGLAATVFSIIMYASPLSVMRSVIKTKSVEYMPFFLSLFVFLCGTSWFVYGLLGNDIFVSVPNGFGCGLGAMQLILYFVYRKSKNVAPVKPTDESSIEMKAEKQITKPISLSNQIDDLV is encoded by the exons ATGGCGCTTCTTCATTTCATCTTCGGAATTTTCG GAAATGCCACCGCTTTCTTCCTCTTCTTAGCTCCGAC GATAACATTTAAGCGGATAATCCAATCCAAGTCTACACAGCAATTCTCTGGTGTTCCATATGTCATGACGATGCTCAACTGCCTTCTCTCTGCTTG GTATGGTATGCCATTTGTGTCAAGTGACAATCTATTAGTATGGACGGTTAACGGCACAGGAACTGTAATCGAGCTGATATATGTGATTTTGTTCCTGATATATGCACCAAAGAAGGAAAGAGTCAAAATCTTTGGCCTCATCACTGTCATAATTGCTATATTCTCTCTTGTCGTCTTGGTTTCACTCTTTGCACTTGATCACAATTCTAGGAAGATCTTTTGTGGTCTTGCAGCCACTGTCTTTTCCATAATCATGTATGCTTCCCCTCTTTCCGTTATG AGGTCAGTGATTAAGACAAAGAGTGTGGAATATATGCCTTTCTTCTTGTCACTGTTTGTGTTCCTTTGTGGTACTTCCTGGTTTGTCTATGGCCTTCTTGGAAACGATATCTTTGTTTCG GTTCCAAATGGATTTGGGTGTGGATTAGGGGCTATGCAGCTTATCCTGTATTTCGTTTACCGGAAAAGTAAGAATGTTGCACCGGTGAAGCCAACTGATGAAAGCTCCATTGAGATGAAGGCTGAAAAACAAATTACTAAACCAATTAGCTTATCAAATCAGATTGATGATCTAGTTTAG